The following nucleotide sequence is from Corylus avellana chromosome ca7, CavTom2PMs-1.0.
TTATATATCCCAACAGATGATCTTATTCCATGCCGTCATTCGGTCAACGACGTCGTTCAGGGGTCCAATGCGGCGCAGCTGGGCTAAAATGCACCGATACCACCCTTGAGTCCAGGAGCTCCATGATGGGGGTGAAATTCACGCACCTGGGTACTTTGTATTGGTTGATCGACGCGCCCCGCGAGATTGCGTAGTCCATGAGCTCCTCAAACGTGCCGTTCTTAACCACTCTGATTTCAAGCGGTCCGATTGAGTTGTCCGCGACTCGGCCTTGTCTGTACACCGTGTTCAGCGACTCCTCCATCGCTAAGCAGCATTGGTTCAGGACATCGTCGGTGGGTGAGTTAGCCGGATCCTTCACAAGCAACTCCCAGTAAATCACGTAGTGTCCAGGGATTGATTTCGTGTCGGCGTAGCTCGTGTACTCCACCACGCTCGTGTTGAATTCCTTTATGAGCGCCGTCGCATTTTCTATCGCCTTTTGCAACTCCGCCTCGTCCGTCTTGTCCGAGTCGATGCTCAACAGCACGTTCTTTCTTCTTATGAACCGAAATTGCGGAGCCGCGTTGTAGAAACCGGTGACCTGGAGGATGTCGCCAACTCGGTACCGGTTCAGACCGGCGTAGGTGGTGATGATGAGCTCGTACTCCTTCCCAACCTCCACGTCGGCAAGGTCCACAAGCCGCGGAGGTGAGTCGCGCGATAGAGCTGGAGCGTTCGGCTCGTGTGGCAAGAACTCGAAGTAAGCCATGTTTGGCATGATGGTGTAGGTAACCTCAGAAGGCGTGGACATTGGCTTGAGATTAAGCCCAAAGTAGCACTCGGAAGAGGCATACATGGTGCAAGAAAGAGGTAGCCCAGCGCTATAATAGTCAAGCGTTGGTATGTACTGAGCCATCGCACCCGTTACAATCACGTCTAGGAATTTCGTGTTGGGCCAAATTCTCGTGATTATACCTTCCCAATTATCTTCCGAGCACTCCTTGGTGATGAACTCGGAGAGTTGTGTGTTGGGTTTGACGAGTTTGGAAATTACTTCCCGGAGAGAAGGTTCCgtgattttagggtttaaagTTCCGGTTGAGATGTCGTGGGCCAACTGCTGCCAGTTAAGTTGTAGGAATCGGATGGCTCTGAGTAGGC
It contains:
- the LOC132187097 gene encoding probable indole-3-acetic acid-amido synthetase GH3.1, translated to MAIESQVSTPLGPPACEKDAKALEFIEEMTRNTDAVQERLLAEILSRNAETEYLRRFRLKGATDRDTFKANVPVVTYEDLQPEIQRIANGDRSPILSSHPISEFLTSSGTSAGERKLMPTIHEELDRRQKLYSLLMPVMNLYVPGLDKGKGLYFLFVKAETKTPGGLLARPVLTSYYRSEHFKTRPYDPYNVYTSPNEAILCVDSFQSMYTQMLCGLIMREEVLRVGAVFASGLLRAIRFLQLNWQQLAHDISTGTLNPKITEPSLREVISKLVKPNTQLSEFITKECSEDNWEGIITRIWPNTKFLDVIVTGAMAQYIPTLDYYSAGLPLSCTMYASSECYFGLNLKPMSTPSEVTYTIMPNMAYFEFLPHEPNAPALSRDSPPRLVDLADVEVGKEYELIITTYAGLNRYRVGDILQVTGFYNAAPQFRFIRRKNVLLSIDSDKTDEAELQKAIENATALIKEFNTSVVEYTSYADTKSIPGHYVIYWELLVKDPANSPTDDVLNQCCLAMEESLNTVYRQGRVADNSIGPLEIRVVKNGTFEELMDYAISRGASINQYKVPRCVNFTPIMELLDSRVVSVHFSPAAPHWTPERRR